A segment of the Babesia bovis T2Bo apicoplast, complete genome genome:
AAAGTAATGTAATTAAACATATTGCCAAAGTATATGTAAAGTTTATTGTTTATAGAATCGTAACGAGAGTACATAGAAACACCAATAAGTGAAGATAATATATTGGCTCTATATTTATTAATTCCGCATATTTTAAACAACGACATATAAACTAATTTATGATACTTTAATACTATGTTATTTGAAATAATTAAATCAGAAAAGTTTTTCATTTTAATTAAAATAATACAATATACTTTTAAGTAGTGTTTTCGTAGAAGTTTTAGTATACGAAACTAATTTTAATTTTTTTATACCACTCAATGTAGTTAGACTATTGTAAACATCGAAATTACGCTTATTAGGTGATTTATCCAAAATAGAAAATTTATAATTTTTATATTTAAATACTTTGTAATCATTAGGATTTAACTTTAAATTATAAATATATTTTTTAGACTGTAAAGAAGCAGAACTACAAGCGTTCTTGTAAATTGAATTTTTATCGTATCCTACACCTACCCATGATTTACTAGAACCGCTACCCATTATAATATCGTATTTCATACTTTTTTTCTGCTTTTTCTTTATAAAAATTTTGTTAAAATATAGTATAACACTATTAATGTTGTTGTTAACTTTTATATAATTTTCGTTAACATATTTTATTTTATATAAGTTTCTATAAACATATCTCGCTAAATAAGCATAAGAATAAGAATAGCAAGAATTTAGCAAATTAAAGCTGTACTTACATTTATATTTTTTTTTACTAATTTTAAAATTTCTAATACAGTGGTTATTAAAAAATTTTTTATAAAGCTTATATTTACATATACAATTAAATTTAATGTATTCGTGTAACATATTGTTGTTTGTAAAGTTTTTCATATTTTTCATTTTATCTTTTTCTTAGTTTTATAATTTTTTTCAATTTTATATTTTGATCTAAATATTTAATACCTTTATTAGTGTAAACATTGAACTTCTTACAATTAACTATAACGCTACTTAAACTATTTATAAAAGATTTATTATAAGAAGAAATAGAAACTAATGTAGGAGTTGTATATTGTATACTTACTTTAACCTGTTCTATATCTGTTATGTAAATTATAATGTTTATAAAATTATTTATTTTAATTATAAGTTTATTATGTATAATTACAACTTTATAAAATATACTTAAAATTTGTATATTTATAACGTTAAGGTCAAATAATGAATTTATGGCAGAATAAAATTTAGATACAAATGATTTAACAAACATAAAAAATTTATATTTATTTTTGTAAATAAAAATAGGATTAACAGTAAAATTTTTAAAAATTGTATTATTAAGTGCTAATATATTTGAATTTTTTTTAGTTTTAATACACATAAAAGACATGTTAATGTTTTTTGTATATTTATCTATAATGTAAGTAAATTTAACAGAATTAAAATGTTTATTTTTATAACTTTTAAAATATTTAATAATCATTTTATGATATATAACAAATTAATACTCCTCCTGTTCTAAGTATTTCAGCCTTTTTACTAGTTAAAATACCGATAGGGGTAGATAACAGTAAAACTCCTGATTTTAAATTTTTGTTCATATTTTTTATTTCTTTATGTTTTAAATATATATGACTAGATATTTTGTAAAAATTTTTTATATACATATGTTTAATATTAGCACTAACATCAGATTTATATATTTTATCGTTTATTTTAATAAAATTATAAGAATCCATATAATTTAATAAAATACACTTTTTATATATAAGTTCTACTAAATGTTTATTTTGTATATTTAATGGGAATTTATTGTTAGTTAGCATAATTGAAAATTTAAATTGTTTTTAATGTAATTAAGTCTATATAAATTGTTTACATACTTATTAAATATAAATTTAATATTAAATTTACACATATAATCAAGACTAGGACGGTTAAAATATTCAAAAAAATAAGATACATTATTAAGACACACGTTTAAATTAAAATCTGCGTCAAAATTGTAAAAATTTTTGTTAAATACAGAAGTACTATAAAGTTTAATTAATGTAAATTTTTTAAATTTATATATAAACTCTTTTAAATTATAATTTAACAAACTAGTTTTTGTACCTATAATTTCTTTTTTTTTATTAACTATATAAGTAGGTTTTTGTCTTGTAATAGTTTTAATAGATAAATCAATACTATACAAAAATTTATCATCTTTATAACTTGTACTATTGTACAAATAATTATATATAACTATTTTATTAATTATATTATTTTTTATCATTATATAAATATAGCTTTTTTTAAATTAGTTTTAAATTTAATTAAATTTTTTAATACGGCTGTTGGTATTATACCTATAAGTTTTATACTAGAAGTATCTTTAAATCTATTTCTATCGTCTATACTATAAGATGTAGAGTATTTTTTATTAAGTAAAATTAAAGAATTATTATGAAATTTAACACCTCTATATTTATTAAAATTGTATATTTTAGTGTGAGTAACAAGTGTTTTTATTATGTCAGATTTTCTAACAAGTCTAGACTTTTTTTTACATGATTTAACTACAGATATACATATACTGTTTAAATGTAATTTTTTCACATTACCTAAACTTCCTAAACATTTAGCCTTTTTAAACCCACTATTATCTGAAGGTTTAAAAACTGTGTGTATGTTAATCATATTTATTTATTATACGTAATTTATAATTAAACAATTTGTCTCCAAATTTAAACTCATTTCTAACATCCTTTATTTTAAAATAACTATTAAATTTTAAAATTTTGTTATATTTTTTATGTTTTTTATAACGTGCGCAATGACAAGATAAAGATTTATTATAAGATTTAATTACTGTAGATACCATTTTTATATATTAATTTAGTTTTTATGGGAAGTTTATGCCTCAATAACTTAAAAGTTTTTATAAGGCTATATAAAGGTATTTGTGTAGCTTCAAAAAGTATATCTCCAGGCCTAACCACAAAAACCCACACATGTGGCTTACCTTTACCTGAACCCATTCTTGAGTCCTTAGGTCTACGTGTTACAAGCTTATCTGGAAGTATTTTAGTCCACATTTTACCTATATGTTTTATACTTTTAGACAATAGGCACCTAACAGTCTCTATTTGATTAGGTGTAACAACACCTTCTTCACAAGATATTATACCCCAGTCTCCGTAGTGAAGCTTATTATTTCTATTTATTTTTTGTAACTTTATACTATGATTATTATTGTATTTTTTATTAAATATATGCCTTAAATTTGCCATTACACTACAAAACTAGCCAGCATTTTATACCTATAGTACCTTTATAAGTGTTTATTGAGCTGTTTATATACTCTATATTTTCTTTTACAGAGCAAATAGATACATCTCCTTTAGAATAAGCAAATGTTCTTTTTTTTTCTCCTCCTTTATGAGTGCACCCAGAGTATTTAACTTTTATTCCGTGAATACTTATCCTATTTTTAAATTTGTATGTTAAAATTTTATTACAAAGTGAAATTATTTTAGAATAGTGATTAGTGTTTTTTAATATACAATATTTTAAACTATTCATTATATAAAATTTGTTTCTACCCGTATTTACCACACATGGTATAAGTACCCATATAAATAAATTTCTATTATATACATTTAAATTATGGTGTAAAAAATAGTTTAAATAAGATGTAAACTTATACAACGCCATATAAGAGGGTATAATGGAGCTTTTATGTTTTTTTCCAAATAAGCCATAAAAACATATATTTAGACATATATTATTTATGTCAGTATAACTACATGTAAAGTATAAAAATTTTCTATTTATTCTTATTTTTTTTAACGTTTTTTTATACATATAAATAGTATTAAGTATTAGTTGAAAAAATTTAAAATAATTTAAATAATTTAACGTTTTATACAGTTTAATATGTATTTTATTAATAGTAGAATTTAAAAATAAATTTTGTCTAAAAATTATAGGAGAAATAGATTTTGTCATTTTATTTAATTTACTTTTCTGTTAATTGTAGGTATAAAAAATCTATATTTTAAATTAAACTTCAAAGAGTTAACTTTTATTGGAAAAAATTTTTTACCATTGTAAACTTTTATAATAGTATCATTAAATAAAGACGAAACAATAATATTACGATTATAAGTTTTAAATACAAAATATTTACTTAAACTTAAATTTTTACGTTGTATGTTTTTATATATATCTTTTGGTATAAAAATTTTTTTCCAATTAGTGTATATTGTCATTTTGTAATTTTTACAGTTTTAACTCCTTTACACTTTCTACCTGTAAAAGAGTATATAGTTTTCCTACCTATAGGAGCTTTCCCTTCTCCACCTCCGTGTGGGTGGTCACAGGCATTCATAGCTGTTCCTCTCACTTTAGGCCTACGACCTAATTTAATTTTATATCCAGCTGTTTTGTATTTTGGCTCTTCTATCTTGTCTGAAAAAGCATACGAAGCCAAATCACTGTTACTTATTCTAATAGTTTTTCCTGAAGGTAGCTTTAATATAATAAAATTCTCGTATTTAGATATAATTATAGCGTACGATAAAGCAGAAGTGCACAATTTATAAGATTGCATTGTATTTATGTATATATTATAAATTTTGTTGCCAACAGAAAAATTATCCAACAGGTCTACATCTCCTTCAGTTTTAATACTTCTGTTATAGTACTTGATAAAATCTCCGTATGTTTTTTTATAAGGTTTAAGTATATACCTAGATTCTCCTTGTATAGGCCCTTTTATACATACACTTAATATTAATTTAGAATTTCTAAAAACATTATTAATTTTTATATTTTTAAGAATAAAATAAAAATTATTAGAGCACACTTTATTGAAATAGTTTCTGTCTACAGGTATATAATGATTACTGTATCCAGATTTTTTATGTCTTACTATGATTCTACCTTTACAGTTTTTTCCTATTTTTTTATTCCAACGTATAGTAAATATTGTCATTTTAATAAATTATATTTATATTGTTGTATTGTAATGATTTTGTTATAGTTTGTTTATTACTGTTATAATTTAATATGTAATTATAATATTTTAAATTTTGTAAAATAGTTTTATAATACCTATGTTTGTTTAAACTAGTAATGCAATATAAAAATTTTACATATTCTAAATTATGTATTATTATATTGCTTCTAGAATTAAATAAAGAAGGAAGCAGTAGTTTTACGCATAGTTTACTATAAGTATTTAACTTCAAATTACGTAATCCTACCCATGCAAGACCTTTTTTTACGTTGTGTGATGAAGGATAATATGTTTTAGAATATTTATTTTTGCTTTTTGTTCTATTGTATTTATTTTTTAAATTAAAAATTTTTGTTTTTAAAATTTTTTTTAAATATGTAAGCATATGTTTATACGACTTACCATATTTATATAAATTTTTTATAATAATATTATAATTTGAAAATTTTAATAAGTTTATATTAAAATAAAAGTTTATATTTAATAATAAGCTGTTCATTTAAAATTATATATTGTTTTAGATAATAGTTTAATTATTCTATGATAATTAACTTTCTCAAATAATTAGTTTTAGATTACCAAAGATT
Coding sequences within it:
- a CDS encoding putative integral membrane protein, yielding MIIKYFKSYKNKHFNSVKFTYIIDKYTKNINMSFMCIKTKKNSNILALNNTIFKNFTVNPIFIYKNKYKFFMFVKSFVSKFYSAINSLFDLNVINIQILSIFYKVVIIHNKLIIKINNFINIIIYITDIEQVKVSIQYTTPTLVSISSYNKSFINSLSSVIVNCKKFNVYTNKGIKYLDQNIKLKKIIKLRKR
- a CDS encoding Ribosomal protein S8 family protein, producing MLTNNKFPLNIQNKHLVELIYKKCILLNYMDSYNFIKINDKIYKSDVSANIKHMYIKNFYKISSHIYLKHKEIKNMNKNLKSGVLLLSTPIGILTSKKAEILRTGGVLICYIS
- a CDS encoding Ribosomal protein L14p/L23e family protein codes for the protein MINIHTVFKPSDNSGFKKAKCLGSLGNVKKLHLNSICISVVKSCKKKSRLVRKSDIIKTLVTHTKIYNFNKYRGVKFHNNSLILLNKKYSTSYSIDDRNRFKDTSSIKLIGIIPTAVLKNLIKFKTNLKKAIFI
- a CDS encoding Ribosomal protein L16p/L10e family protein — translated: MANLRHIFNKKYNNNHSIKLQKINRNNKLHYGDWGIISCEEGVVTPNQIETVRCLLSKSIKHIGKMWTKILPDKLVTRRPKDSRMGSGKGKPHVWVFVVRPGDILFEATQIPLYSLIKTFKLLRHKLPIKTKLIYKNGIYSN
- a CDS encoding Ribosomal protein S3 C-terminal domain family protein; amino-acid sequence: MTKSISPIIFRQNLFLNSTINKIHIKLYKTLNYLNYFKFFQLILNTIYMYKKTLKKIRINRKFLYFTCSYTDINNICLNICFYGLFGKKHKSSIIPSYMALYKFTSYLNYFLHHNLNVYNRNLFIWVLIPCVVNTGRNKFYIMNSLKYCILKNTNHYSKIISLCNKILTYKFKNRISIHGIKVKYSGCTHKGGEKKRTFAYSKGDVSICSVKENIEYINSSINTYKGTIGIKCWLVL
- a CDS encoding Ribosomal Proteins L2 C-terminal domain family protein; the encoded protein is MTIFTIRWNKKIGKNCKGRIIVRHKKSGYSNHYIPVDRNYFNKVCSNNFYFILKNIKINNVFRNSKLILSVCIKGPIQGESRYILKPYKKTYGDFIKYYNRSIKTEGDVDLLDNFSVGNKIYNIYINTMQSYKLCTSALSYAIIISKYENFIILKLPSGKTIRISNSDLASYAFSDKIEEPKYKTAGYKIKLGRRPKVRGTAMNACDHPHGGGEGKAPIGRKTIYSFTGRKCKGVKTVKITK